The following coding sequences are from one Triticum dicoccoides isolate Atlit2015 ecotype Zavitan chromosome 4A, WEW_v2.0, whole genome shotgun sequence window:
- the LOC119287660 gene encoding potassium transporter 1-like gives MSAQAEEPRGTETVPAPLKRHDSLWGDAEKVSHSNHHGSRVSWVRTLSLAFQSVGIIYGDIGTSPLYVYSSTFPDGIKHNDDLLGVLSLIIYTLIIIPMLKYVFIVLYANDNGDGGTFALYSLISRYAKIRMIPDQQAEDAAVSNYRIEAPNSQLRRAQWAKQKLESSKAAKIALFTLTILGTSMVIGDGTLTPAISVLSAVSGIREKAPSLTQTQVVLISVAILFMLFSVQRFGTDKVGYTFAPVISVWFLFIAGIGLYNLVVHDVGVLRAFNPIYIIQYFKRNGKEGWVSLGGVILCVTGTEGMFADLGHFNIRAVQISFNGILFPAVGLCYIGQAAYLRKFPENVANTFYRSIPAPMFWPTFIVAILAAIIASQAMLSGAFAILSKALSLGCMPRVQVIHTSHKYEGQVYIPEVNFIMGLASIVVTVAFRTTTSIGHAYGICVVTTFIITTHLMTVVMLLIWKKHVIFIALFYVVFGSIELIYLSSILSKFIEGGYLPICFALVVMSLMAAWHYVQVKRYWYELDHIVPTSELTVLLEKNDVRRIPGVGLLYTELVQGIPPVFPRLIERIPSVHSIFMFMSIKHLPISRVLPAERFLFRQVGPREQRMFRCVARYGYTDTLEEPKEFVAFLMDGLKMFIQEESAFAHNEVEEITAGGEASSDQPSMASGRSTRNAVHSEETVQARVSSHSSGRIASFRSNRTVEEEKQLIDREVEHGMVYLMGEANVTAKANSSVFKKMVVNYVYTFLRKNLTEGHKALAIPKDQLLKVGITYEI, from the exons ATGTCGGCCCAGGCGGAGGAGCCGCGGGGCACGGAGACGGTGCCTGCCCCGCTCAAGCGCCATGACTCGCTGTGGGGTGATGCAGAGAAGGTGTCCCATTCCAACCACCATGGCTCCCGG GTGAGCTGGGTCCGGACGCTGAGCCTCGCGTTCCAGAGCGTCGGCATCATCTACGGCGACATCGGGACGTCGCCGCTCTACGTCTACTCCAGCACCTTCCCCGACGGCATCAAGCACAACGACGACCTCCTGGGCGTCCTGTCGCTCATCATCTACACCCTCATCATCATACCCATGCTCAAGTACGTCTTCATCGTGCTCTACGCAAACGACAACGGAGATG GTGGCACGTTTGCGCTTTACTCGCTGATATCGCGGTATGCGAAGATCAGGATGATACCGGACCAGCAGGCCGAGGATGCTGCGGTGTCGAATTACCGGATAGAAGCGCCCAACTCGCAGCTGAGGAGGGCGCAGTGGGCCAAGCAGAAGCTCGAGTCTAGCAAGGCGGCCAAGATCGCGCTCTTCACCCTCACCATCCTCGGCACATCCATGGTGATCGGCGATGGAACCTTGACGCCCGCAATCTCTg TGCTGTCTGCAGTGAGTGGGATCAGAGAAAAAGCGCCAAGCCTGACTCAAA CACAAGTGGTGCTCATCTCGGTGGCGATCCTGTTCATGCTCTTCTCGGTCCAGCGTTTCGGGACCGACAAGGTCGGCTACACGTTTGCTCCGGTCATCTCGGTGTGGTTCCTTTTCATTGCGGGCATCGGGTTGTACAACCTCGTCGTTCATGATGTCGGTGTCCTACGGGCCTTCAATCCGATATATATCATACAGTACTTCAAGAGGAATGGCAAGGAGGGATGGGTTTCACTTGGTGGAGTCATCTTGTGTGTCACAG GCACAGAAGGTATGTTTGCTGACCTGGGACATTTCAACATCAGGGCTGTTCAG ATCAGCTTCAACGGCATCTTGTTCCCGGCTGTTGGGCTGTGTTACATCGGCCAGGCGGCTTACCTGAGGAAATTCCCAGAGAACGTGGCAAACACCTTCTATAGATCTATCCCAG CACCCATGTTCTGGCCAACCTTCATCGTTGCCATCCTTGCTGCCATCATAGCAAGCCAAGCTATGCTGTCCGGCGCATTTGCCATCCTCTCCAAGGCTCTGTCTCTGGGTTGCATGCCCAGGGTTCAAGTCATCCACACATCACACAAGTACGAGGGGCAGGTGTACATTCCTGAAGTCAACTTCATAATGGGATTGGCGAGCATCGTAGTCACCGTCGCCTTCAGAACCACCACCAGCATCGGACATGCTTATG GGATCTGTGTTGTTACTACATTCATCATCACCACCCACCTGATGACCGTCGTGATGCTCCTCATATGGAAGAAGCACGTCATCTTCATCGCGCTCTTCTACGTCGTGTTTGGCTCCatagagttgatctacctctcTTCCATACTGTCGAAATTCATCGAGGGCGGCTACCTCCCCATCTGCTTCGCGCTGGTCGTGATGAGCCTGATGGCGGCATGGCACTACGTCCAAGTCAAGAGGTACTGGTACGAGCTGGATCACATCGTGCCCACCAGTGAACTGACAGTGCTGCTCGAGAAGAACGATGTGAGGAGGATCCCTGGGGTTGGCCTCCTCTACACGGAGCTGGTCCAGGGCATCCCTCCGGTGTTCCCTCGGCTGATCGAGAGGATACCATCCGTGCACTCCATCTTCATGTTCATGTCCATCAAGCACCTGCCCATCTCGCGTGTCCTGCCCGCAGAGAGGTTTCTCTTCCGGCAGGTCGGCCCGAGGGAGCAGCGGATGTTCCGCTGCGTGGCGCGGTATGGATATACCGACACGCTGGAGGAGCCCAAGGAGTTTGTGGCCTTCCTCATGGATGGGCTCAAGATGTTCATTCAGGAGGAGAGCGCATTCGCACACAACGAAGTGGAGGAGATCACCGCTGGTGGTGAAGCTTCCAGTGATCAGCCATCTATGGCATCGGGGCGATCCACGCGCAATGCAGTGCACAGCGAGGAGACGGTCCAAGCCAGGGTGAGCAGCCACTCGTCGGGGAGGATCGCTAGCTTCCGTTCCAACCGGACAGTCGAGGAGGAGAAGCAACTGATCGACAGAGAGGTGGAACACGGGATGGTGTATCTGATGGGTGAGGCCAATGTCACCGCCAAAGCCAACTCGTCGGTGTTCAAGAAGATGGTGGTCAACTATGTTTACACATTCTTGAGGAAGAACTTGACGGAGGGGCACAAGGCACTAGCCATTCCGAAAGATCAGTTGCTCAAAGTTGGGATCACATACGAGATATAG